GTAGTAGTTatgttaaattcttttaattatttttttttttgttacttttttagttttgtaattgtttttgatttgtttaatgatttttgtttttttttatttgaattttctatcttgttttttaatattttattttgattattaatgttatagtttgatggttatttaaatttttgttgattttatatattttggttaagaaAGATGGTTAGAATAAGAGGTGTGTCTACATATCATGGTGAGAGTTGATAACAGGgtaaaacaagaagaaaaccTAACTCATAGAACACAAACTCaagatgttgatgttgatgtgaTTAAAGAGCATTCTATTAGTGAAGACCAGTAGGACTATGTTGTTGAGTAGGAGGATGTTGCTCAACATGAAGATGGAGAAGGTGGATTCCCAAAAGGTCTAAAGCACACATCATTGTTGATCCATTATACACAACATATTGCATTTTCCTTATAGCAAGATCGGGTTagtacaaaacctaaattttaatTGCTACTTAGTTGgttctatttattttttgttatatattttgttattgttatgTAAAATCGAGGGGAGATTAAGGTGATCTCCCGataacaaaaaagttaacaagTTCAGATTATATCATAAGGTAATAAGCCTTTTGTCTTGATTTTTGTTTGATGCCCTTAGTGAACCTATCCTACGACTAAGAAGATAGGAAATTGATCTTGGCATTTGCTTAAAGGTAGCACTTTGAGATAAATACTTTCCATTTGCCAATAGGTGAGATGACCGTCACACTAGATGACGTGAACAATATGCTTCACCTACCTATTTTGGGCCACTTTTGTGAGATCAAGTCATTAGAATTTGGGGAGGCTCGAAATCTTCTTGTAGATCTATTGGGTGTGGATCGTGCTAGGGCTGCAGCTGAGATGACACAAACATGTGGTCCCAAAGTTAAGCTTAGTGTGAGAAGTGTTATGAGCAACAACACTAGGAGTGCACGACACGTGCATACCCATTCTATCTAGTTGGATGCATAATTTCTACAAATAAGAGTGACACTCTGGTACATGTCTCGTACCTATTTTTGTTTAGAGACTTGCAAGATTGCGATTGATATGCTTGAGGCGCCGTAGAACTTGCCAAAAACGTATAAATAGCTTGGGGATATCAGTTTTATTGACACGATCCAAATAGCTTAATATTCCACTCTTCTATAGGTATCAATTTGTGTTGCattttgttttgatatatttttggaatgtATAACACAACTTAAGTAATGTTTTTGTAGAGTTGGATTTATGAACACTTCCCTAGTATGGGAAGGAGGCAATTGTCGTCAACTCATGACAAAAACAATCCTCGAGCATCACGGTTGGTAGCTTTGAGGCAGGGGTGAAGTCTAGTGAAGGGGAGGTCATATCTGGATGGATTGATGTACGATGCGATCATCTGGTGTCCATACGAGTCACACAAGGCTATTCTCCCATTTATCACGATTTGTACATATTTCGGGTGGATCAGACAATGGTGAGATGCATCACCGACATTTGTCAGAGCGCGTGTTGTGACAATTTGGTTATGATCAGATGATCCTTCTATTGCCCAAGAGTGTTCCATAGGCAGACGTGGTGACCATTGATGGGTGTTGGTTGCACTATATGAGCATGCTATAACCCATGTCGTTGAAGTCGATTCTCCATCTGCCTGTGTTGCGAGATACCTATTGTGGTTTAGAAGGGATCTCATCCGTACCTCATTCTTTCCTCGACCATGACCGACCGAGTCTTGCCCCATGATTGCGTCCCTCCGGCTTATCACCGACAGTCTGCTCAGGGTTCCAAACTCAATCTTGGCAACTAAACACGAGGGTTGCGCTCGTTGCGGGACTTAACCCAACACCTTACGGCACGAGCTGACGACAGCCATGCACCACCTGTGTCCGTGTTCCCGAAGGCACCCCTCTCTTTCAAGAGGATTCGCGGCATGTCAAGCCCTGGTAAGGTTCTTCGCTTTGCATCGAATTAAACCACATGCTNNNNNNNNNNNNNNNNNNNNNNNNNNNNNNNNNNNNNNNNNNNNNNNNNNNNNNNNNNNNNNNNNNNNNNNNNNNNNNNNNNNNNNNNNNNNNNNNNNNNNNNNNNNNNNNNNNNNNNNNNNNNNNNNNNNNNNNNNNNNNNNNNNNNNNNNNNNNNNNNNNNNNNNNNNNNNNNNNNNNNNNNNNNNNNNNNNNNNNNNNNNNNNNNNNNNNNNNNNNNNNNNNNNNNNNNNNNNNNNNNNNNNNNNNNNNNNNNNNNNNNNNNNNNNNNNNNNNNNNNNNNNNNNNNNNNNNNNNNNNNNNNNNNNNNNNNNNNNNNNNNNNNNNNNNNNNNNNNNNNNNNNNNNNNNNNNNNNNNNNNNNNNNNNNNNNNNNNNNNNNNNNNNNNNNNNNNNNNNNNNNNNNNNNNNNNNNNNNNNNNNNNNNNNNNNNNNNNNNNNNNNNNNNNNNNNNNNNNNNNNNNNNNNNNNNNNNNNNNNNNNNNNNNNNNNNNNNNNNNNNNNNNNNNNNNNNNNNNNNNNNNNNNNNNNNNNNNNNNNNNNNNNNNNNNNNNNNNNNNNNNNNNNNNNNNNNNNNNNNNNNNNNNNNNNNNNNNNNNNNNNNNNNNNNNNNNNNNNNNNNNNNNNNNNNNNNNNNNNNNNNNNNNNNNNNNNNNNNNNNNNNNNNNNNNNNNNNNNNNNNNNNNNNNNNNNNNNNNNNNNNNNNNNNNNNNNNNNNNNNNNNNNNNNNNNNNNNNNNNNNNNNNNNNNNNNNNNNNNNNNNNNNNNNNNNNNNNNNNNNNNNNNNNNNNNNNNNNNNNNNNNNNNNNNNNNNNNNNNNNNNNNNNNNNNNNNNNNNNNNNNNNNNNNNNNNNNNNNNNNNNNNNNNNNNNNNNNNNNNNNNNNNNNNNNNNNNNNNNNNNNNNNNNNNNNNNNNNNNNNNNNNNNNNNNNNNNNNNNNNNNNNNNNNNNNNNNNNNNNNNNNNNNNNNNNNNNNNNNNNNNNNNNNNNNNNNNNNNNNNNNNNNNNNNNNNNNNNNNNNNNNNNNNNNNNNNNNNNNNNNNNNNNNNNNNNNNNNNNNNNNNNNNNNNNNNNNNNNNNNNNNNNNNNNNNNNNNNNNNNNNNNNNNNNNNNNNNNNNNNNNNNNNNNNNNNNNNNNNNNNNNNNNNNNNNNNNNNNNNNNNNNNNNNNNNNNNNNNNNNNNNNNNNNNNNNNNNNNNNNNNNNNNNNNNNNNNNNNNNNNNNNNNNNNNNNNNNNNNNNNNNNNNNNNNNNNNNNNNNNNNNNNNNNNNNNNNNNNNNNNNNNNNNNNNNNNNNNNNNNNNNNNNNNNNNNNNNATGATCTGGGTTTAAACCCTGTCATTGTCATTGTTTTTTAAACTGTATGGATGtcaagataataaattttacaattaaaacaagatatttaggagaagaaaaaagtataaagatgaaatttgtataaaatttttgcaaccaattaagtttttaacaaGCTCTGACATGAAGCCAGAAAAATCATTNANAATATANGACATGACNATNTGATTGTGTGGTGAAANaaaaaaaaaaaaaaaaaaaaaaaaaaaNANAANGGAGTAAATAATGTTGGAGGAAACGTAAAAGCGCTCTTTTTTTGCGCGTTAGGTTTTTACATCCACTACCAGATCACGTGTCTGAccaaagaaaaggttttctttttagaaaCATCTGTGTTTTTCAGATTTTCTACTGTTTGGCTCTTTGCTACTTATGTTTTGTGTCTCATCATCTTCCATTCCATCAccaattaattttgtatatattttattcaaagttAAAGTTATGGTTGCTCTCTCATATGTGACAAAATCTCAAATTGATggttagataatatttttttgacaacatttaaacattatttatgtatcattttatgattggtcgatgatatttataattattattattgattataaaataattttagaccaattacataatgataaataaatgatatttaaatattataaagaaaaaatgttatctaatcattattatttgtctttatgaattgttctaaatttttaaatcactaAGCTGTGTAACAACTAACACTTTACAAATGTTTAATATGAAAAGTAAATGTTAAATAACTTTTCTATTATATGAGAATAACTAAGATTTAACTAGAATTTTAACATGGACATTATGCATCATAAATGTTTGTTTATGTAACTAACATTTATAATAAGTAGATACctctaaatatataaattataattaaaaatttataataaataaatgttgttttaaaatataattatattttaatttatgataaatactttataatgcagtgcaaattattttttaaaatattaaaattcaaattaaaactaaagatattaaaaataataaattaaagataaaagcacttttattaaaaaaaaattaaaaactcaaggcattattctttaatttaaatatctttctatgagtttttttttttctcataaaagcttttttatctttaatttattattcataaggtaatatgtttttgtgtttgtgtccATCAGTGTGCAGATAAATGTGAGGAGATAAAAGTTCggatgttttgtttttggtaagTAAGGAGAAATAGGTGAATatgaagagaaagaataaaaaatatacaccaaatattaacaattaatatatttactcCACATTTTTCtgcatatttaaataaaaaatatatttttttacgtTTGAGCACTCTGACATGTTACAGCATGTGTTTTTTGTCTGTTTTTTCCACATAATCCATGTAGGAGTAATTGATTATGTGATTTGTTCTCTTTAGGATTGACTATGATGCATATCTTGTTATAGTATAATCATATATTATGATGTGGTGTTCTAATGTGCAAGGGATGTTGAATGAAgcattcttttttatgttttataacataataaaatagtaataataaaacattaataacattaaaataataataaagtatttcaaaattcaaaataataaaataaaaagtaattaaaataataacaatataataataaataaaatactaataaaaataataatattaaaaaatatttaaaataatattaatattaacaataataaaattataatatactatttaataaatttattagaaatatcattttatatttttcaatatattatatcaattaaatcattcacaattttatttttctttatctcacttctcattttcttctttttccatttctCACATTCATTCCCTAGTTAAACAAATAAAGAGTAAAGCCATACTTTATTAAGGAAACTAGTTAGACCAAATCATGACCAAGAGGGTGAGACATTTTCCATTTGctaaattacatttaattttattagttatgtATGAGAAATGTGTTTTCCTTAGTAAAgagaaaatattcttttaacacTCACTCGTTTCATCTAAATTCTTCTGATAACtacattttacaataaaatattatattgaaataataataataaatacaaataaaataataatttatagaatTGTTAAGTTTAatagagaaatgaaaaataaatatgaacacCCAACATAAGAGAGCTCACTAGTTAGTTTCCTGAAGTGTCTAGTAACAATTACTTTGACTTAGATTTGCTAATTACTTGACCAAATAAAAAGTTGGTGGAAGTTGTTGTTAGCATTTCATCTGTTCCATGATGCAAAATCAacacatcaacatcatcatcatcataagtGTCTATATAGCATATATGTTGGAAAATTAATCCTTTTTGTTCTTCTATGAATTAGTTTGCCTTCTGcaacaaacaaaagaaagacTCAAATGAACAATCCTTAGACAAAGAAGAATAGATTGAATAGAGACAGAATCCAAAGACATAAAACAATTTCTATAGACAAAGAAAGAAGTGATTTAAGATGAGATTTTCTACAGCAGCATGATCGTGAAGTGGGTCATGTCATCATCAATTGACAAAGAAgctatatataatgtttttgacAGAAAGAAATGACGCAGAAGTGATAAAACTAAAAAGCAAAGGCAATGCATATATGTCAGTGTGTGTgatataaaaaacacaaaacatgAGAGAGGCTGAGATGTgtcttaattttgaattaattataaacaGGCTAGTTTCTAAATTTACATGTTGAGCAGGAACTTCTGCTTCATATAGCCACCTAAACTCTCCCTATTATGCAATACAACTCTCACAtgttcttccatttcttcaactTCAATCGTGCCAGCACAAGAGTAACACAGTGCATCTCCAGATTATGTAAAGCCGTGTCCTCTGCTGGCGAACTTGTTTGGAACACCTCCCCCATGATCGAAGCTTTGAACTCCTAATTGAGAATACACTGCCTGccatttcttctctctttcaaGTTTTTTCTTGCTGTCTGAACACTCAAGGGGAAGACTGaaccatatatatataggaGAAGGATTTGAAGATATGAACGAAGGAAGAAAAATTGTGGCCTCTGATTGAAGCTTTGGGACATGTGCCACCATCCACCTAAGATGACAAAGTTACACCCATGAGCCTGTCTCCTTTGCCAAACACGCTTGAGAGGGACTACTCATCCACTATTACTGACCAAGGGTCATCCTTGTCGCCCCATCGTCAATGCCTATCTCTTTTGTGGGATATGTCTGCATCAACTTTGCTACAATGTTTCTTatcttctattttgttttattttcttttgccttctatccataaaaaaacaaatgctGATAATGTAAAATACATTGATTCTTGCAACTTGTCAGCAGATAAAGACATTCTTAATGACAGTTACACAATATGTTATAGGCCTAACCATTGTTAATCTGCCAACTTATAGGtcaaataaaatactaaactaGTCGGTGGATGAAGTATTGTAAGTCTAATCATGTCTCAATAATAAGGATGCTAGAGTTTTTAAGTCCAAGTCATGGTTGACATGAttcattcatcatcatcatcatcatcatcactaaATTTAAACCACCATTAATTATTCTGCTTCAACAAGCTGACTCATGTACACTATGGTTATAGAATACAGACGACACTATCTTTTGTcctatgttgttaaaatattccTTCTCCCAATAACCTCAAATGACCTAAAATTCCATACGATGTTTTATGTACAGTAATTAACACTGTCATCACTCAGATTCTATAACCTCGGTGAAAGACAAAAAGATACAATCAAAACACCAGCTTTTATTAGCATAGCATACACATTACCCTCCCAGAAAAAGAAGTATGAGAAAAAAGTGAGATTTGACATAAATATGTGGGGGTGAGGAGTAAATTTAATGCACCTGGATACTACTAGTATGCAATTAATGTATTCGTCCTGGGTTTGATGTTGAATACTCCTAATATAGAACATGCCTTTCCACACGAGGTCATAACACAATCATGTTTTCTGATTTTTCAAAGGACATTTTGTTGAAGGCAATGTTGTGCCTCTAGCAGTGGCCATGATCACGTGTTCTCTGTTGCCTCAAAGTAAAACCAAGTCCTTGTCGTTGTCGACCTGACATGCCTTCCTCTTTTCATTTCCGGCACCAGTCAAATTCCTTCACATTCACTTAACGTTGAAGACCTTCATTTCCTTCTCAATTTCATCTTCACAAAtcgtgctctcaccctcacatTTAAAAGATTAGTCCCACATCGCTATGTCTGCTATTCTGGAAGTGGACAGCCTCAACATTATTGGGCCACCCTCAGTAAGGCTGATAAATTGGGCTATGCACGTTCACTTTTACACGTGTGTCTCTGCCTGTGAATTTTCTGTCACGGGACCCATCAACTCTGATTTTCTGTGTAtgtaagaaaattgaaaagtgtACCAGAAAATTTTCATTGCcaa
This genomic interval from Vigna radiata var. radiata cultivar VC1973A chromosome 8, Vradiata_ver6, whole genome shotgun sequence contains the following:
- the LOC106770798 gene encoding uncharacterized protein LOC106770798, translating into MAGSVFSIRSSKLRSWGRCSKQVRQQRTRLYIIWRCTVLLLCWHD